The Panicum hallii strain FIL2 chromosome 5, PHallii_v3.1, whole genome shotgun sequence genome contains the following window.
CCACATTCATTTCCAACACTGAAAATAAGAAAACTATTACATTTGGGTAAAATGCAGCTTCTGCTCCCAAGAGGAGCTGTTAAACACACACAGTGAAATTAGATGAAAACCTATTTAAAACAGAACAATATCAACCTAACaatttgaaaacattttcagcTCAAATTGTAACACTTAAAAATCCGCAAGTCCATATTTGTTACATTGGATTACACAGAAGAGAGCTTTACAGTCACGATTTCATCACTAAGAGTTTGCAACTGCTTACTTGATCAGTATATATTCTGCTAACAATTCAGCATATGAAAGAGCTAAGAAAGTAAAAAGGTGACAGTTATTCTTCTCATGAACAAAATAGGCAGCCCGAGGTTAATAAAGGGAAATGCTAATCAAATGGCATGCACaaactggcagaattttctcaGTCAACGAGCGACTCTTGTTCTATTCTGTGAAGTTAACAATGTAAACTGTATCTCCTTTTTGCAACTGAAATATCTAATGGATAGCCACCTTGAGATCAAATGTTTGATTCGTGACCCAACCCACCTAGCCAAAATTTAGCTAGCCCAAGAATTCGAAACTGATTTGGATGGACGCCAAAATTTTCTCAATCCCATGCCACATTGGTGGTATACCATTCATTTGTTGCCAATAATTGGCCCAGCGGCCACTGTTTTTGGAGCAAATTATGACGCGACACAAGACAGAACTCACCTGGATGTGATACCGCACGTCGTCGAACTCCACCGTGTGGCAGTCGATGTCCATGCCCTTTTCGCCGCTGCATCGCACCGACACCGAAATGAAATGAAATTGCTGCAAACAACCATGCCGCCAGCAGCAGCACGCGGTTCTGTTGTCTCTACGCCGAAAGCAGCGCGGCAGCGGACGACTTACCTGAGGACGCGGTCCTGCAGGATCTGGAGCAAGAACCTCGACGGAGACTGGAGCAATatcatcttcctcctcccctcttCTCCTTCCAACCAAAGcttgcacccccccccccccccccgccccgctCGATCCGATGGGATTCCCTCGCGAATCGAATCAAATCGACCTGAAGGTTCTACAAGCGTGCAGCGGCGGGCGACGGAGCTTCTAGAAGCTGCGGCGTGGCGCGAGGCCGTGAGATCTGCACCTCCTTGCTGCCAACGGGACGCGATTTGGAAGGACAGGCAAAATGGACAGAGAGTGGAGGAGGGGAGATGTAAAGGAGGAATAGTTAAAGGGTGTATTTGCAACATTTCATTGACGACAATCCCAACCCTCCATTATGGATCCGACCGTTAGATAATTACCGGCATTTAAACCCTCCAAATTGCATTATTGCAATGACCGAGCCGAACTGAAAAGAAATCCTGCCTGCCCGGCGGCAACGCATCTCTCCGGCTCGCCCCGCTGCTCGAATGATCGGCGGCTCAGGCCGCggcaggcggcgggggcgcgcgcCGGCGTCCCTGTCCACGACCACCTCCGCCCGCCGCACCGACCACTCCGTCTCCTTCTGGTTAGTGAACGGCACGGTCTCTTCTCTCGCGCTCTCTCTACTCATGAAGCTCGATCTAAATTGCTTCCTTCTTAGGTTTCTCTCTCGTATTTTCGTTTTGTTCTTTAGTGACTTTTAATCTTTGTTATTGTTGATGCGCAAAATTCAGGTATTGCGACTGCAAGATATATGGCTTCAATGACACCCTATCCAGTTTGGGGTCGAAATATGCTAGGTATGGTTTCTGAAGATTTTATTTAGTTCCTTGATTTTGGCATGAGTAGAAAATTCAGGTGTGCATTGCTTTCGTTTCACTAACTTTTTTGTTGCCGATTCCAATATACATTTAGAATCGTCTGCTCTTACATATACCCTAAACCCCTGTTGCCAGATTGTTCACATTTGTATTCTCAATTTCTTAGTTTTTAGTTTCGTCTAAAGCAATGCTATCCATATAGAAGACTGAAGTTAAACATGTCATTCTGGTAGATCTGGCGTTGTAATAGTTTGATAACCAATTTAGTGCCAGACTTATTTGTGTAACCAACTAACCATGAAATTTAGCATTTTTTGTCATCTAGGGTCCTTATTCCGTTTTTCTTCTCTGAAATTTTAAGCATATATAACTGTATGTATTCCTTGTACTGATAAGTAGTGGTGCATTACCGTTCTATaatccatagggatagccgtTCCATATAGAACATCATGTACTTTTTTTCAGACCAGATCCTTGCACTGCTTTCCTTTCACTGTTCTACATTGCAAAACTATATGATCTCCTTTCAGTTCGTCCCCCCTTAGGTTCAACCATAGATCTTTCTAGATGCTCTGCACACACATTTGTATTCAAAATTCAGTTACCTTTCAAGCAGTGGTGTCAAAACAAAGACTGAAGTGCAGTTTCTTTGCCACTCTCAGAATGTCAATCAAAGCATCGCTTTCAAAGTTGTACTGAGTTTCCTTCCATTTTTTGCAGATTCATGAGAGGATGGTTTTCCATAGGCGCTTATTTCTCCCTCATTGCTTTAGTCGGTATATCCTTGGTCAGTTGATGTCTAATAATTGTTCCCAATGTTCTCTACATTATATACAAAAGTTGAAATTGTTCATTTGTATCATGGATCCCATGATGTCACCGACTGTTGCTTCTCAAACAGTTAGAACAACTCGTGCAGTCGTACCTTACAATGCACATTAGGACGTGATTATTAACATGATTTAAAATGTGTATACGAGTCTATATATGCCTCTATTAGTTGCCTTGGTTCATGATGGCTGGACGGGCTGCTTCTTCAGACAGAGGCAATGCTGATATTTTACATGCAGTTTCTTTAATATATGTTGGCTTCTTAATTTTGTTATAACTTATTATAATATATAAAATTGACATCTATGCTTATAATGGTTAAGTTCTTATCGGGTAAAGCATTGGGATATCCTTTCGTTGGTTCAATATTTTCAAAGGATTTGTTTCCAAACTTTTTGGCTTGGCTTTCTCACGGATTTTATTAGAGCTCTAGTAGACATTATGATAATATTAAGTATTTGTTAATTTAATCAAGTCTACCACTTGATACTCTTACAGTAACTGCATTTAATATTATCAACCTGTAGCTATGTACCTTAAATTTCTGTGTTTCCTGGGTTTTCACTCATATCAGTTCCCATCATTTCTTTATAAATATGCTGTGGGTTTAGCAGGTAGTCCACATATCTTCCGTTGTAATGTCGACAGAGCTATATCTTTGATTATATTTTCCCCTTAAGTAAGCATTACGTAGTGTGATCTGTTTGATTTCCTAGATGCTACTTTGGGAGTCAATTGGTGTGTTTTATTTCCGGAGTGGATGTCTTAGTGCCTGGTTAAAGAACCTACTGGTAAGTAGAATTTGGCACTCCTTTTTTTCAGCTTCTCACATCAACAACCCACCATGCATTTGTGCTTATTGCAGACTTCAGGGCACAGCATATCTATTATGGATACCACAATCATCATAATGTCAACAATCTTGTCTATTGCTTTTCATGAATTCGGACATGCCATTGCAGCTGCAAGGTCTTTATGTCTTGCCTTctcgtttctttttttttctgttagATGTGTTGCATGTTTTCTTTGTGCTCAATGATACTCAGAGCATCTGTATTATGTTTTATTTTGCCTGCTCATGAATAATTTTCCTGCCATGTTCTGACACATTCTTTTCTACATGTGCAACAGTGAGGGAGTAGAGATTGAGTATGTTGCCATATTTGTCGCTGTACTTTTTCCTGGAGCATTTGTTGCTCTGAACTATGACCTACTGCAGAATCGGCCTCTCTTTTCGATGCTCCGGATTTATTGTGCAGGAATTTGGCATAATGTTGTGGTAAGCCATGCTATTGTGCATTGGTTATTTCCAAACATACTAGTAAAACATCTTTTTTGGTTGTCTCTTTTTATTTTCATAATACATTGCCATCTACTTTGAATGTATGTGGTACTTCATGCTAAGTTATACAGAACTGTAGTGCTTCAATCAAAACAAACATGCATAACTATTTGTTCACTTGCAACAATGGAGGCAACAAACAAGAAATAAGTATATAAGATGTAACTGGCCACTATCTGACTGAATATTTGGTTTAAACAATGTGAGCCGAGATATATTGGAAAAATGGAAACCAGGctcctacactaaacaagcatgtCCTTATCTTCTCATAAGGGCAACTGTAGTGTGGGAATAAGGGGGGTCATAAGCTGCTTGAGGCCGACCTCATATATACCAGAAGAGGTCCTAAGCAGGTGTCGTAACCAAAAAAGTCTAGAACCAGCCTTAAGCTTGAGACCCGGTCTCAAGGATTAAAAAATTCGACAGCGAGCAGCAGCTTGTGTGCGACGGCGCTGCTGGTGGGCAACGAAGCTGCTGATGGCCTGGGAAGTCGAGCAATGGAGACATTTGGAAGATTTTTTTAACTTTTGTGCGGGGCCCAGCTTATGGCTGGCCGCGGCCTGATACACAAGGGCAGCGACCTCATCCCACTGTGGGACCCATGTTAAGGGCGCTATCGGCCTTACACGTTCCTGATGCCCTAAGGTAGCACTTAGTAAGGAGTAGTTGATATTTTAGGGCTACATCAGAGAGTATCTTGCCTACTCAAGTTTTGTTTGACTGGGACATCAGAAACTGATATCAATATGTAGGAGATGAGATGATTTTGCGTCCTTTTTTTTATTCCTTTGCTTGACTATAGGTCTGTAGCCTAAATCAGAGCCTCAAGCTATACCAACCAAATAGAAACAATTGCTGTTTTAGAAAATGACCTTAGAGAACTGTAAATACAGGATGTCAGGTTCTGTAGACTCTGTAACAACACTTGTGGTTTTAGATGTAGTTCAAGGGTGGAGTGGTATATACTTGTGTATCTTTTCATCCTAGCTGAGCATGTACTCGATTCATGTTGATCTTCTGCAAGTTTCTGTTGTGGTTTTAGATGTAGTTCAAGGGTGGAATTTAATGGTATATACTTTTGTATCTTTTCATCCTAGCTGAGCATGTACTCGATTCATGTTGATCTTCTGCAAGTTTCTGTTATGATTTCATGTTTAATAGCTCTGTGCAGTATGTGTGCTGATGGCATCATTACTCCCAGTGGTGTTATATCCTCTTTATGTGAGTGGTGATGGCCTTATGGTAAGTGTGCTTCTTTGATAATTCTGATCTTGGCAACCTTTTAGAATCTAAAAGACTGTCAGAACAGGTCACGGGAATCCCACGAACATCTCCTCTGTCAGAATACTTGTCTGTTCATGATGTTATCCTCTCTGTGGATGGTCTGAAAATAACAAGAACTGATGAGTGGATCAAGATTCTGAACCAAGATACTACAGCAAAATCCAGCGGTCCTGAGTTCCTTGAAGGCTCCCAGAGATATGTTGCCACCAATTCTGGCAAGGGTTATTGTGTGCCTGATTCGTGGGTGGATGCAAGCAAAAATCTCTGGCAGATAAGAGACAAGCTGCCCTGcccagctgaactgatagccttTGAAAAAGCTATCTCTAATGACTCAGCCATTTTCACCGAGAAGATCGGCAGAGGTAGTGACCAGAAGGAAGTTGAGGGAACATATTGCTTAATTGCAAAAGATGTAGTAAAGCTTAGAAAATGTGGAAACGGGTGGCAGACGACTGAAGATGACGGAACATGTTTTGAGGTAAGAGCCCTGATTTGTTTTGATCCGTCCCTTTATATTGGGCGTGCTTTCCTGCAGCACTTATATCAATGCTCCAATTATATGGACTTTAAATGCCCCTAAATTATTCACTTAAATACTGCCCTTTATGCTTTGGTGTGCTGGCTAAGCTCACAGCTGCTAGCTGTATGTGTAATGTGTATGTATGCATAGATAAAGTGCGGGGGTAGTATTGGCAAACAACAAAAAATATGCATTCAAAAGATCATGACGCTAACAGTCCTGGACAAATCAATGAAAAAGGGATGCCCAACATAAATGGACGGTGAGGGAGTACAATGTGACAATTGATTAAGAATCTTTAGGAACCCAGCCCTTCTTGTAAAAGTAGTTATCTGTTTATATGATTTAATGTGCTTCATGTATGTCTATTTGATCAATGTTGACAGGATGAGTACTGCTTGGTACCTGCTCTGACCCCAGGCTTTTCATGGATTGAGGTCTCCTATGCCAAGCCATACTCTTTGGGCTGTTTACAAAGAGGAGGAAatttatcatcatcatcacatGCTACAAATAGTGACCGTGGACATAGTCCTTGTGAGGGATCTTTTGTTTATCTGGGTGATCTGTTATCAGCAGCGCATTCTGTTAGGTTATCCCCCTACCGGCCTCGATGGCCACTCCTTTTACTTGCAGATGTCCCATATATCTTGGGAAATGGTTTAAGTAGTTTGCTTCATGCGTCTGCGGCATTGGCTGTAGTCAATAGCATACCGGTGAGTCTTTCCTTTACCGGGGTGATGGGTTCCTCAATTCGTTATTACCCGCTTGCAATATGTTTGCACAACTTTGCATAGGAGATGATAATCTTAGCAGAATACAGTGTCAGTCATTGCAGCATAGAAACTTGGCAATTCGGCAACTAATTTCGAGGAGAAGCTACATGATATGATAGTTTAATTTTTTGAAAGTGTTGAATTTTTTTCCTTACTATTTTGGGCGTAGTTACGTTTCTATTGGTTTATATTAACAAGTACATCTAGCCTCTAAATTTCAGTGTCTTTCATTCATATGATTACTTAGTGTTTGCTTAGCCATCTGCTTTTGGGGGTAAATTCTGGTTTGCTGCTATCTTCTCAACGTTTGAACCCACTAAGCTTCAGTGTTCAGAGTGCTTTTCTGGCAGCTCACTCTGTCTCAATGAACAGGTGTATTATCTGGATGGGGAAGCCATTTTGGAGGCTAGCTTAAGCTACGTATCTTGGTTTTCCCGGAGACAGCGACACGAAATTCTGAAAGTTTGCCGCTTTGTATGGACAGTTTTATCCATTATTACATTCTCAAGGATTTTTTATTCAACTACACTATTTTATGGTTTTGTATAATTACCGTGGAATTTTTGTACTGAACAAAGAGGAAAAATCCTTTCATGATGCATGGCAATTGTATGGTGTATCCTGTATGAGCTATTACTATACACAATTGATAGAACACTGAAGCATAGTTGGCGAATCAAATGCCTAAATGAAATTCATGTTCAATTTTTTGCAAAAACATTAAGTGACTCTTCAGGGGAATGCTTGCAGTTATTTTCCTTTTTGTGTTTGGTGGAGTAAAATTCAATGTCAGTAGGAAAACTGCAACGGAAAAGATGGAGGAGAATTTCCTAACTTAGTTCATGCAGAAATTCATCATTATTCCTCTCCAACAAACCACCGTCATTATTCCAGATTCGACCTACAATATATCTTAATGCGCACTTTCTTCTAGATGAATAAAGTACTGTTGGGGCTTCAAAACTAGAAAAGAGAAACATCAAAATCATGCACATGATGTTCTGCTACGCATATCATTGCCCTAAGCTCCAAAATTTCGAAgccaagaaaaaaaatgacAATTCCAGATAACACTGGATCCTTGAAGGAGACGACTAGCTCACCAATCACCATGCAGCGGAGCAACACAGGCACCAACTAATAGCAACAATATTGCTTTGCATTTCATGGCAACGCAACCATGGCCAAGCATTTGTGTATTCAATCCTTGGACAAGTTCTTCCATAATGTACATTGTACAAATAGCTGAGAGATTCCGGGCTCTACTAACGCTACCAAGACACTGCCAGCCTTAATTATAGGCCTCAAACAAAAAGGAAATATCACGCGCGCACACTAGAACTCACTCACCACCCTATAGCTACTAGTCTGCTTCAACGGACCGGAGGACGTTCCTCGTTAAAATGTCGGAACCGTGTGTcgctggagctggagctggGGCCGGGCCGGGCTTGCCGAGTCTTAGCCTTCTCAGTTGATCAGAGACAAATACAAACCAAGAAGGAAGATGAAAAGGGGTACAAGCAAAACCGTAGGAGCAAATTTCAATCAAGCCTTGGCTTAGTATTTATGCTTCTAGGTGTGAATGCCGGTGCCATTTGGGTAGTACCCATTTACCAAGCTGTTTAATTGACTCTTCACAGGTACAGTTGGGTACAGTTTCCGTATCTGGACTTTACCGTTGTTCATATGTGTCTTTGTCAGATTGCTGCAGCTGCGTTGAAGCAAAGGTTCTAGTTGCCCAGATGCCGCTGCTATCAGACCTGTCAGCAGAGATGCATTGTTGATTCAGATGAAGCACTTTGCCATTCTCAGAAAGCAGTGGTAGTGTTATTAGTAGAAGAGTGGATATCGGAACAGAACTGATGGCGTGGTCATTTTGTTTTTTCGAGTTGCATTACCTAAGAAAAGTGGAGACGGCTTTCCTGGTCTCGACTTAAATTCAGGATGGAATTGTGCGCCGATGAAGAACTTGTGAGAGGGCAGTTCAATGATCTGCGCAGCAGAGCACCGTCCATTAGGTGGAGAAAGTTTTTATTAGAGATCCTCTATCTCTCTACAGTTTTGTGTTGAATTATTAGGAACTAATTGTAAGTCTACAGTATCCAAGAAAAAATTCCAAGCCCACCTCCATGCGTCTTCTACTTTCATCCTTACCCACGAATTGAAGCCCGGCCCTCTCAAAGTCTGGGACCATATCAGGGTTCACCTGAAAAACGAAACACTCTTCATCGTTATACAAAAGAGCAGTGGCATACATGATTTAATATGGCTATCAGACAATTCAGTAAGACTACCTCGTATCTGTGGCGATGCCTTTCATCTACAGAGGTGGCATTGCCATACCTAAGATACATTTGCAACAGTTATATTTCGCTTCATCAAGTGCACAATTATACATGAGACTGGAGACTATGAGGGCTACTGTTTTCTTACAGCCTTGCAGATTTGCAGCCATGGACATGGAAATATGTTCTCCTTGATCCAAGTCTCATTGTCGCGCCCATATGGGTTTTTGAGCCCTGTGGAAGTGTTGTCCGAAGTATACAGATGAAAATGAATGGTAATGGATAGTAATTACCAAGCAAGTATGGTAAGTTGACATAACCTACCTCTGGCATGAAAATGACGCAGGGTGATGTTGCAGCTGGGTCAAATTCTGTGCTATTAGCACCACATAATTTCATAACCGAACGGGCAAACTCAATCACTGCAATTTGCATTCCCAAGCAAATGCCGAGATAAGGAACATTGTTTTCGCGTGCATATTTTGCAGCAAGAATTTTGCCCTGAACTCCCCTATCTCCAAAGCCTCCAGGGACGAGTATACCATCTGCCCCCTGTGGTGGAAATTCCGTCAAATGACCACACAGAAGTACTTTTTGATGTAAAGTGTGCTTACCTTGAGCAGCTTCCATGCTTTTTTGTGGGCTTCAGGGTTCTGCACAAAACAAACATCTCGAAAGCATCAGCAGAAGCACCATTGAGGAATAAAATGATTTGGTGCCCACAATAAACTGACCTCTCTAGCTGAAGAATCTTCCAGATCACATGAAGGAACCCAGTCGACTACAAGCTTTCTTTCCATAGCAACTGATGCATGCAGAAGAGCCTGAAATAAGGTCAGGTTTGGTAAATTATCCAACAGAAAAAGAGCAATATTGTCAGGATTGAAGCTTTGCTTTGCCAGCAAGAAAAGAGTTTTGACTGGCAGAACTCCAGCGAACtatgaagcatagctacagttTTAAACAAAAATTCGAAACACCGGCATGTGAGAAAAATGAAACTATTCAGGCAGGTCCCCGAGGTCTGTTCATATACAACTGAGATACTAATATATGCTGTATACTGCGATACCAGCTTAGAATTTTGTTGTAAGGAGGGACACTGCCTTTATTTTCAgaaagatttgaaaaaaaaacttgCGAGTCATTTTAGTGTAGTGTTCTTTTCATTGATTCGCAATCAAACTTGGAGTTATACCTATCCAGCGATCAACTTCAAATTCATGTGTAAGAGTATTATTATCGTCATTGCAAGTACAAGTGTACATCTTAACTTAGTAAAAATGTTACCTTTAGAACAGACAGGTACGAATCTGATAGCCCAGTATATTTTCCAACCATGGCAATATTGACCTGAAAATTTGATTGTGCAATAGTGCTCGATTTAAATGGCCATTCTCTTAAAAGCATAAGAGGTGACACTCTACCCCTCACCCTGGGAACAATAAGAAGAATAATGACTAATGAATCCTACCGGAGTCTTCAGTTTGTCAAATTTGGTGGCCCTTTCTGTCCACTCCGCCAACTTAGGTTCCCTAGGTACCTTTCCAGCACTGCATACATTAACCGGAATAAAAAAAAACAGTGGACACATCAGCATTGCTCCTTCAAACTACAAGATGAAGAAAAATTGCAGTGATCTTTCAAAAATACATACTACTGAAGTTCTAAAACTTTCAGAATAGCTTCATGGGCCTTCTGGTCCTATAAAAAAAATTTACATTGTAGATGGTTAGATAAGATGTTGATTCCAAATTTATGGTATCCATTCTATCCCAAAAAAAAAGGTGCCCTACCCTTAGCAACAAAGGGATGTGCCAAATGTTTGTCACGTCATGGAGGTTCACAATATTTGAGATCTGCAACATAAGTTGCATTTTTCAGAAAGAGCAAGGGTAAAAACTCAAAAGCAGACTTGAAATGGCAGGTAGTATCATTACCGGAACATGACAAAATTGTGAGAGCTTAACTTCCACATGCTCTTCCAATGGCTGCCAAAAATATGGAGATGAGCATCAGTGATACATTTTCAGTATCAAACTGAAATGAACAACAAAGAGCTTTGAAGGACTAAAAATAGAAGAATTCTGACTACCTCAGTACTGCGACATGCTAGAACATCTGGTGCCAAC
Protein-coding sequences here:
- the LOC112893465 gene encoding membrane-bound transcription factor site-2 protease homolog isoform X2, which codes for MLLWESIGVFYFRSGCLSAWLKNLLTSGHSISIMDTTIIIMSTILSIAFHEFGHAIAAASEGVEIEYVAIFVAVLFPGAFVALNYDLLQNRPLFSMLRIYCAGIWHNVVLCAVCVLMASLLPVVLYPLYVSGDGLMVTGIPRTSPLSEYLSVHDVILSVDGLKITRTDEWIKILNQDTTAKSSGPEFLEGSQRYVATNSGKGYCVPDSWVDASKNLWQIRDKLPCPAELIAFEKAISNDSAIFTEKIGRGSDQKEVEGTYCLIAKDVVKLRKCGNGWQTTEDDGTCFEDEYCLVPALTPGFSWIEVSYAKPYSLGCLQRGGNLSSSSHATNSDRGHSPCEGSFVYLGDLLSAAHSVRLSPYRPRWPLLLLADVPYILGNGLSSLLHASAALAVVNSIPVYYLDGEAILEASLSYVSWFSRRQRHEILKVCRFVWTVLSIITFSRIFYSTTLFYGFV
- the LOC112893465 gene encoding membrane-bound transcription factor site-2 protease homolog isoform X1, translating into MIGGSGRGRRRGRAPASLSTTTSARRTDHSVSFWYCDCKIYGFNDTLSSLGSKYARFMRGWFSIGAYFSLIALVGISLMLLWESIGVFYFRSGCLSAWLKNLLTSGHSISIMDTTIIIMSTILSIAFHEFGHAIAAASEGVEIEYVAIFVAVLFPGAFVALNYDLLQNRPLFSMLRIYCAGIWHNVVLCAVCVLMASLLPVVLYPLYVSGDGLMVTGIPRTSPLSEYLSVHDVILSVDGLKITRTDEWIKILNQDTTAKSSGPEFLEGSQRYVATNSGKGYCVPDSWVDASKNLWQIRDKLPCPAELIAFEKAISNDSAIFTEKIGRGSDQKEVEGTYCLIAKDVVKLRKCGNGWQTTEDDGTCFEDEYCLVPALTPGFSWIEVSYAKPYSLGCLQRGGNLSSSSHATNSDRGHSPCEGSFVYLGDLLSAAHSVRLSPYRPRWPLLLLADVPYILGNGLSSLLHASAALAVVNSIPVYYLDGEAILEASLSYVSWFSRRQRHEILKVCRFVWTVLSIITFSRIFYSTTLFYGFV
- the LOC112893465 gene encoding membrane-bound transcription factor site-2 protease homolog isoform X3, with the translated sequence MIGGSGRGRRRGRAPASLSTTTSARRTDHSVSFWYCDCKIYGFNDTLSSLGSKYARFMRGWFSIGAYFSLIALVGISLMLLWESIGVFYFRSGCLSAWLKNLLTSGHSISIMDTTIIIMSTILSIAFHEFGHAIAAASEGVEIEYVAIFVAVLFPGAFVALNYDLLQNRPLFSMLRIYCAGIWHNVVLCAVCVLMASLLPVVLYPLYVSGDGLMVTGIPRTSPLSEYLSVHDVILSVDGLKITRTDEWIKILNQDTTAKSSGPEFLEGSQRYVATNSGKGYCVPDSWVDASKNLWQIRDKLPCPAELIAFEKAISNDSAIFTEKIGRGSDQKEVEGTYCLIAKDVVKLRKCGNGWQTTEDDGTCFEVYYLDGEAILEASLSYVSWFSRRQRHEILKVCRFVWTVLSIITFSRIFYSTTLFYGFV
- the LOC112893411 gene encoding CTP synthase-like isoform X1, with the protein product MKYVLVTGGVVSGLGKGVTASSIGVVLKACGLRVTTIKIDPYLNTDAGTMSPFEHGEVFVLDDGGEVDLDLGNYERFLDIKLTRDNNITTGKIYQAVINKERRGDYLGKTVQVVPHITDEIQDWIERVAMNPVDGKEGPPDVCVIELGGTIGDKIFSPHNDSGILDAGDIESMPFVEALGQFSYRVGPGNFCLVHVSLVPVLNVVGEQKTKPTQHSVRGLRRLGLAPDVLACRSTEPLEEHVEVKLSQFCHVPISNIVNLHDVTNIWHIPLLLRDQKAHEAILKVLELQYAGKVPREPKLAEWTERATKFDKLKTPVNIAMVGKYTGLSDSYLSVLKALLHASVAMERKLVVDWVPSCDLEDSSARENPEAHKKAWKLLKGADGILVPGGFGDRGVQGKILAAKYARENNVPYLGICLGMQIAVIEFARSVMKLCGANSTEFDPAATSPCVIFMPEGSKTHMGATMRLGSRRTYFHVHGCKSARLYGNATSVDERHRHRYEVNPDMVPDFERAGLQFVGKDESRRRMEIIELPSHKFFIGAQFHPEFKSRPGKPSPLFLGLIAAASGQLEPLLQRSCSNLTKTHMNNGKVQIRKLYPTVPVKSQLNSLVNGYYPNGTGIHT
- the LOC112893411 gene encoding CTP synthase-like isoform X2, which produces MKYVLVTGGVVSGLGKGVTASSIGVVLKACGLRVTTIKIDPYLNTDAGTMSPFEHGEVFVLDDGGEVDLDLGNYERFLDIKLTRDNNITTGKIYQAVINKERRGDYLGKTVQVVPHITDEIQDWIERVAMNPVDGKEGPPDVCVIELGGTIGDIESMPFVEALGQFSYRVGPGNFCLVHVSLVPVLNVVGEQKTKPTQHSVRGLRRLGLAPDVLACRSTEPLEEHVEVKLSQFCHVPISNIVNLHDVTNIWHIPLLLRDQKAHEAILKVLELQYAGKVPREPKLAEWTERATKFDKLKTPVNIAMVGKYTGLSDSYLSVLKALLHASVAMERKLVVDWVPSCDLEDSSARENPEAHKKAWKLLKGADGILVPGGFGDRGVQGKILAAKYARENNVPYLGICLGMQIAVIEFARSVMKLCGANSTEFDPAATSPCVIFMPEGSKTHMGATMRLGSRRTYFHVHGCKSARLYGNATSVDERHRHRYEVNPDMVPDFERAGLQFVGKDESRRRMEIIELPSHKFFIGAQFHPEFKSRPGKPSPLFLGLIAAASGQLEPLLQRSCSNLTKTHMNNGKVQIRKLYPTVPVKSQLNSLVNGYYPNGTGIHT